Part of the Phaeodactylum tricornutum CCAP 1055/1 chromosome 5, whole genome shotgun sequence genome is shown below.
CGTTTGCACGGACGTGCTCCCCATCTCCGAGTGATCCCAGGAAACCCCTGCCGTTTTGGATGGACGGAAGAATCCGCACGAACAAGGGATGATTTTGAACAATCTCTAGCCGTTAATCCTACTGCCTTGATCTTGTCGGACCGTGAATGGGCGAGACGGATGCGGGTGCTCTCTCTCAAGAGTCAAGGCCTTTCACAAAGTGGGGCGGGCGCCGGTCACGGAGACCGTTCGTTACGGTTAATATGTTACATCTCGGTAGATTGCACAGAATTCGTAGTTCACTTTTTCTCTGCTTGTACGGAAGACCGCAACCTACTCTGACCAAATCCGGGTTTCCAAACGATTTCCGAATGGCCGTTGGCAGTATttttactgactgtgagattgaTACCGCGGTCGGACAAACCGCGATACGTTTCACGTGATACTCTACGATCCATTTGCACGCCCCATTTGCCCCATCTGACTTTTTTCACAAGTCCATTTCACTATCAAGTGTCACAATCCATACGTATTCCACCATCCTAATTGTAAACGACTGTTGCTACTCGCCCCTCTCTTCTTCCCATCCTTCTCCCACCAAAGGGGTTTTTCTTGAAGAAACAGGTGTTCCCATGCTGTCCGGAATTAAAGTgggcaagaagaagaagaaaacgtCCGAGGCACAGCCGTCTTGGACGGCAACACCATCGGCGGCATTGCACGTTTCGACGGCGCATCGTTGTGACGCTGCGACGGGCGTAGCGGTGACCGACCAAGCCGTCGACACGAACACATCCGTAGCCGACTTGTTGCGACAAAGTCTGGCTTCCGGGACGTTCCTGACCGACACTCAATCCGGCGCGACGAAGTACAAGGGGGAACGGGAAACGCCACCGCAATCCTCCGATACGCAAGCACCGCAACAATtacaacagcagcagcagcagcagcagcagcagcggcgACTACCAGATTTGGAACGCCGGGGTCGGATACAATCGACGTGGGAATCTGGAAAGAAATCATCGCCGTCGCAGAATACCCACGAGGATTCCCATTCCCTCATTCTCCTTCCCACCAGGGCGAGTATCACTGTCGGCACCAAGTCCGATGAAGCCAATATGACGGTGGAAGAATTGGCGGTGGCCGAACGAGGCTGCAATTTATCCACCAACGAAATTGCTTCCCGTAACGTTATGCGTATCGGCAAAAAACGCAAACTCAAGCACAATGCGGAtagtgacgaagaagaacaacGACAGCTATCCTACCTCAACCAATCACACGGAGCCGACAGCAAAAAGGCTTCGCAACGATCGCACACGCGGCAATTGGCGGTCCACGATCAGCAGTCCAAGATAACCGCCAagtgttggtggtggatggAATCATCGCGTTTTCCCCGCCACCGCCTGATTGCCCTCGGCGACTTTGTAGCGCTGGTCGCCGCACCACCAGCATTGTCCCTCACACCGGGCAAACACTTTTACTTGGTCCCCATTCCACACGCCGAATCACTCACTACCTGTGACAATGACGTCTGGGACGAACTCATCCGCTTCCAAACCAGCCTCCGACAGACATTTGCCGCCGAAGGCGAACACGTGCTCTTTTGCGAAACCGTCTTACCCCAACACACTACGTCCTTCTGGCAAACCAAGTTGGAGGCAATCGTGGTTCCTAGAAATGTCGGACTCGACGCACCACTCTATTTCAAATCAGCACTAACGGAACAAGCCCAGGACTGGGGCACGCACCAAAAACTCCTCAAGACGGCGGAGAAGGGTTTGCGGCGCACAATCCCGCAGAATTTTGCCTATTTTTATCTAGAGTACGGACCTCACCATCAAGGGTACGCATTAATGATCGAAACGCAATCCTTTCCGAAAGATTTGGGAGTGGATACGATTGCCGGCATGATGCAGCAAGTTCCGATACGCATGCGCCGCCGCTCTTCCGAACCGTCCGTCGAACAGGAACTCCGGTTGATCGAGGCGTTCTTGCAACGGTACAAGCCACACGATTGGACGCTCCAGTTGgacgactgacagtgaatttcaTTAGTCGTTTGGGATCGAACCAACGTTAACAACTAACGCTTGCTCGTATGAAAGGTGTGAGCAGATTTTTTCACTTAATACGAATTATCCCTTGTCGTCACGTTCTTGGTATAAATTCTGGTTTGAATGCACATGGAGTTGAGTTCCTGTAGCAGTAGCTTGGCCGCGTACGGGATCTCGACCTGGCAAATTTGCGTCGGACGACCCACACACATCGGGCTGCGGCATTCGTACGTCATCTTCTTGAGATTGGCCTGTGCCGTCAAACCGCAACGTTCGCAAATGTGGATACGGTACTGGTCCGAATTGACAAAGAAGCGATCGCGCATAAAGTTGGCACAGCCATGCGTAATCAGGCAATCGCGTTCCATCTCTCCCATGCGCAAACCACCATCCCGAGATCGACCTTCCAACGGTTGCCGCGTAAGCATGGCAACCGGACCGCGAGCACGAGAGTGGACCTTATCGTCGACCAAATGCTTCAAACGCTGGTAAAAGGTTGGACCGATAAAAACACGAGCATTCAATGGGCGTCCTGTATGTCCCTGATATAAAGCTTCGTTTCCGTGTCTTTGGTATCCCATGGCGTGTAAGCGGGTACTGATATCTTCGACGGTCACGTCCGTAAAAGGAGTAGCATCTCCTTCGCATCCCTGAAAGACAACAACCTTTCCTAAAAGACACTCAATTAACTGTGCGATAGTCATTCGAGAAGGAATAGCGTGGGGATTCACAATAATGTCCGGCACGATGCCCTCTACGGTGAAAGGCATGTCTTCTTGACGGTAAGTCATTCCGATCGTTCCCTTTTGTCCGTGACGTGAGGCAAACTTGTCACCAATCTGCGGCGTCCGGACGTTCCGAATGCGAACCTTCGTAAACCGATATCCTTCTTTTGTCGTACTGATCAGCACGTTGTCAACAATGCCATGCTCGTTGGCCTTCATGGACGTGCTGCAATCGCGTTTGGAGTAACGTGAAGGCATACCGGCCGTAGCGTCAATTGGTGCCGTCTTGCCAATCAAAACATCGTCTCCCGACACGCGAGTACCGGGAGCTACCAGACCATCATCGTCGAGTTTTCCGTACTCCCCGTGTTTCATTCCGCGCGTACTGTCCATACTAGGTTTTTCGAACAGTTCCGACGTCAAGGATCCAATCGTGCCGACAGTGCTGGCTTTCTCCTGGTCAATGTAACAGCGATAATAGGAGGACCGGAAGAGCCCACGGTCAATCGCTGACTGATTCAAAATCAAGGAATCTTCCTGATTGTACCCAGTATAAACGAGAATGCCGACAATGCAATTTACACCGCTTGGGAGTTCTCGGAAATGTAAAAACTCCATCGCTCGTGTAGTACATAATGGTTTCTGCGGGTAATGCAATACGTGCGCCATCGTGTCCATGCGTACTTGGTAGTTTGACGCATAAATACCCATAGCTTGCTTTCCCATGGCACTCTGATAAGTGTTACGAGGAGATTGGTTGTGATCAGGAAAGGGGATGATCGAGGCACATACACCAAGAATCATAGACGGGTGAATCTCGCAGTGTGTATACGTTGAGGAATACGAATCGTCGGAATCCAAATCGTTCGGTTCCATGGCAACCATGGTGGTCTCCTCCTCTTCTGTATCAATATATTCGACCAAACCCTCCATGAGAAGATCCGTCCAGGTCAACTTCTTTTCATTCGGATCCATGCCCTGTAACTGCATGATGTGGTGCTTCTTGATTGCCAGTTTTTGTTCCTGAACGACAAACAATGGGCGGCAGATGCGTCCGGCATCTGTGTAAATGCGAACTTCTTTATCGGCAATGTCTCGAACAATCGAAACCTCGGCATCAATGTCCACCATTCGACGCAATGATCGGAATGTCTCTTCGAGTGCTTTCGGATCACGATGAATACCTACCCAATTTCCGTTAacaaaaattttgcaagTATTCGGTTCGGCAATTACCGAGGGCAAAATGTCCGTCAAGTTTTCGGTGCTAAACTCTTCCAGGAACTCCAAGACGGGAACTTGTGCGGTACCGGTCGTAATGTACGCCATGAGGGCCAGATTCTTGACGAGACCAACGGCTTGCCCTTCGGGAGTCTCGGCTGGGCATACCATACCCCAGTGCGTATTATGCAACTGACGCGGCTTGGCCTGTTTTCCGGTGCGGGCCAGGGGCGTGTTACATCGACGGAGGTGGGAGAGCGACGAAGCGTAGGTCAGACGATTCAACACTTGTGAGACACCCGCTTTGGTAGCCATTCCCTTGTCACCCCAGTTTCCCGTTGCTAACGAGTATTTGAGTCCGTCGGTGATATGGTTGCTCTTGATAGCGGCTCCAATATTGAAGTGTTTGCCTTCATCCAAGCATCGTTGTAAATGTTTGCGCACATCCTTAGTCAGTTTCCGGAACAAGACGCGAAATAGCCCGCCCAACAAGGGTCCGGCCAAATCCAAGCGCTTTTTACCAAAGTGATCAcggtcgtcttcttcggccCGTCCCAAGCGACACATGAGTAACTTGTGTACGGCGTAACCGATAAAGAAaccttttttggtttcgcAGTGCTCTTCTGTTCCGACGTGCGGCAAAACTTCCTTTTGTAGAATGGCTTGTGCGTACCGCATCCGGTCTTCCTTGGTCACGTCCCGTGCCGATCCACGCCGACCGATAAAATCCAACGCCACATCCTGTCGCTGAATGACGAAAGCCTCTTCAAGCGAAGGTCGGAACAAGTCCATCATTTCCCCATCCGTCAGATCGTACACGACGTGCTCGATAATGTCCCGGTCCGCTACGTATCCCAGTGCTCGAAATATGATAACGACGGGGATATCGGTGCGAATGTAGGGCAACGTGGAACGAATCTGATTGCCTTCAATGGCCCCGCGCCCACCTTTGTGGTACATTTGGATGTAGAGGGTTGACACAGGCCGAGTGGAGTTTTCCACTTGACTGCGGGTTTCAATGACCCAGGAAAACTTACTGGGCTGCTTCTTTTTAAAGGCGTAAACGTGATTGTTGGACAATCGCTCTTGCGCAATAATGACTTTTTCCGATCCATTAATGACGAAATAACCACCCTGATCGTAAACACACTCCCCCAGGTCACTCAAATCggcgtcgtccttgtccgaAAGTACACAAAAGAGGGAACGCAACATGATAGGCACGTAACCGAGAAATTCCTTCTTGGCGTGTTCGGTGGCGACAGGTTCTCCCAAATCCTCCGAGGGGTCGTTAACATTGACCTCTCGTCCCACTTGATACTGATTCAAGTCCACATCAACGTAAAGCGGTGCGGAATAGGTCATATTTCGGAGTCGGGCTTCGTGTGGGAACATGTTGGTGATGGTTCCGTCCTTCTCGACCGTGGTGGGTTTGGAAAGGTAAACTTGGCCAAAGTGAATCTCAAAGACAAActttgtttccttttcctgtTCTCTGTCGTaggcttcgtcgtcgtagccCACCATGTGCTGAATTTCCGGCGAGACGCGAATATCTCCGGAATCGTCCACGAGTTCCTGCATGGTATTTTGGATGAACTCGTCAAAAGAATCGAGTTGCTGGCGGACTaagcctttttcttcaaagtaGGCACTGTGGGCAGTGCTTGGGTGAGAAACTAGTGTCATGTTGCAACGACGAATCATCCGTTTTCTGGACACGCGAGGAAAGGCGTTTGGACGCAGGCTGCTCCGGATCCTACCGTGCTTTCCGTATGGAATGTGTCGACCTCCCATCATCGTCTCGGTCCCAGCACGTACCTAATCACTGCCCAGGCGTCTTCTTGCGTGACGGGAATTTCGTCAATGTCCATAACTTCATCTCCTTCCTCTTCCGGTAAGGCTTCGCCTCCGTCGTTGTACGCCATCGGCTGATCGTCCTGCATGGGTTGCAACTGATGGCCATCGTCCCATTCCATTATTCCAGTTGCGTTCGAATCCTGACAGATACACTGAACAAGGTGGAGAGTCTTACAACTGCGGATACCGAAAGACAGCGTCAAAGGCAACAACGGGGCAAGGAGATGCCGATTTGGTACTTTGTGCACTGCAAAACTCTGCCGGTCCCCATGGTGCCAAGCAAGGATTGGGATCGACCGTACACGGTGCCCCGTTCACCGTAGCGTTGCGCTCTGTGCGTTTTCTACCCCGTCTGGCGTGTGCGGGTTTTGTCACGTGTCGGCTGGGGTTGGCATGACCGAGTGATCTGAGGAAGCACACTTCACTTTTACTGTTCGTCTTGGCGTCCCCTGAatccttgactgtgagtacaCACGCCGAATTACGCTAGAATGTTCATTCCTCGGTTTGTAGTATAGCCACCTTTCGATGAACGGTGTTTCGGATGATCGACAGGCCGGACCGTTATGAGAGCCGTTACGAGCATACGCTTTTCACTcgaatttgaaaaaaaagaCACAACGAGAACCTCGTTTCCTGTTTTCGACACATAGATCGGCAGATacgttttctttgtcacaGTCCCTCCCGTCCTTCGTTAAAGCGACACCATCAGGAGTTTCGAACCATGGCGCCTCACAAGAAAAAGGGGTCGACCAAGAAAGCCGAGAAAGAAGCGCAGCACTCCACCGTGGAGGACCAAGCGACGACTGATCTGAAGCACAATCCAGTTCTGTCCGCCAACATTTTGACGCGAGCGCAGCTCTCGTCCGTCATCATCGTGTGCATTGGTATCGCGCGCGTCTTGCAAGTAGGAGCAGCCGTTTCGATTCGCAGTACCAATTTTGTCGACGCCGAATCCACGAAACCCGCCCAAGCATGCGTCGAATATTTGGGAGAAGCGGCCTGCCGAGACGAAACCGTCCAAGCCTTGTTGCGTTACAAGTATCTGTTGGGCATTCAGCTTGTCATGCTTCTGGTCTGGGTGACCTTACAGAGTTGGAACAACGAAGCACTACTTGCAAAACTCAACGGACTGCTCATGTTGTCGCCTCTGCTTCCCACCGTCATCGCCTTGCAGTACTGGGCCGAATGGATCGCTGCGGGTCAAATCTGGCACCACTCGCTCATGTGTCTCGTACTTCTGGCGCTCGCCGTGCCTGCATCCACGCAAGAAATACCCTTCATCCATCGCGACGCATCCCGACCTCGGTACAAAACCCTGCAATCTCTCGCCTTCGCGACACTGACCATCCTTCACGCGAAACAGGCGTACGATTGGTTGTGGCCGTTGCTGCGGCAACCGACCAAACTGGACGCGATTCAAAGCATCGTCCGGCTTCCCGCCTCGCACGGTGCCGCACAAGTCGTCACGACATTTCTGGGATTGGACAAACTCACAACGACGCTCATCTGCGCACACGCCTGGTGCTACTTTTctgaacaacaacaacgggTAGGTTTGTGGCTGCACCGGAAGCAGTCGGCGGTCGGTCACGGTGTGCTCGTCGATGCGCCTTCTCAATTTTTGCCTCACACACTTCCTCGCTTCTCCATTCCTGCCGTTTGGATCTGGATCTATGTACGTACTTGCCGTAGACGCTGCTACTCATGATTGGGGTCTTTCACGGCGTGCTGTACACGTTCCAACTACCCTTGCTCGAACACGAGTTGGTGGAATACGAATCGACGCGGATGATTGCCTTGACAATAACTTTTCTGGGACCCTTGCTTTGGCTTGCTCCGTCCCTTGCTTTCAAGAAAAAGGTGGGGTAGTATTAGAGCCACTATGAGGGGAATATCGCAAGGCAGCTAGAGGTGCTATAGGTAGCTGAAGCGATAGCAGGTTCGGAACATAATAATACAACTGCCTATCGTAATAAGGATCATGTTGGTGTCTCTTTTTTATCGCCACCATTGTAAAACCATTCCATTAGTTGCCGATTCAGTGCGGGGCGAAAGTGGCGTCCGTCACCGGGCAATGTCCAATCCGCCGACAAGTATGTGGCATCGTACAGATCCAAAAAGTGTATCGCTAGTGCTTCCTCCATTGTGGACTTTTGCAAATCGTATAGCCGTCGCGTTCGCGAGGCACTCATGTACCGCACGCGGTCTATCTTGTGCTGTATGCCCTTTTGGGCGAGTTCGTTGAACAGATACACCCGATGAATGTGTACAGCTGACGGGGACAACCAGAACACGGAAACGTGCGGGTACCGACGCTGGACGGTGGTGACATATGTTCGACAAGTAGTCAAGTGGTCCGCAAAGTCAGCACCCGGGACGCCCTGGTCCGAGAGAATCTCCCACAGTGCACTGTTCAGAATTAGTGCCGTTGACTGGTTCGGTTCCTCTGCCGCCAATGCGGGTCCCAACGAAGCTTCTAGAAGGTCCAGTACGCGCGGAAGAGTTTCGGTCCGAAGTGGCGTTGCCACTTTGGTTCCATAGGTGATTAATTGGCAGCCTTCCGAGCCGCCTTGCACCAACTGCTCGAGGATGGAATCCCCAAAGGCGAAAACTCGATCAAAGGTCGACAACAGCCGACTCGGTATTGGGGGAAGGAACGGCCGAAGGATAGGAGGTGCGTGCGGCAGATTGCGGTGTAGGTATACCGTATGCGTGTACCCTCCGTGTTGCCAGTGATCCTTGCTCGGCGGCGGTGCACACCCAATCGCACTGGTGTACTGAAAGTGGACGGAAAGGTGACCCCTTTTATTCGAGAGTGGATTTAACGGCGACTGGCAAAAATCCAAAGTGTACGTTCCGTCCTCGTGGTCCGCAATGATGGCGACCGCCATGGGGCGGTTACCCGcaattgactgcgaatgtGTGTGGTCTGATGAAAAGATTACGAAATATTTTTGATGCGGTCAGGGACGATTTGACGAAGAGAAAGAGCATACAACTGTACTTTGGCGAGGCGGCATCCAGAGCGAATCAATCGAAGCTTTCTGACAGGGAACGATGCGACAAACAGTCTGAACCGAAACAACGTTAAACCACTTACAGCAGACGTAAAACTCATCGCCTCCACACGTCTTTCTGTGACCGTGTTCATTCAAGGCTTCGAAAGTCCAGTACGGCGATGTCAGGCGGAGTCGCACTTGACAGGTTGGCGCTTGGGCCAAAATGTGAGTATCCCACTCGTTGCGAAGAACGATGGCTTCTCGCACCCGTGCGACAGGAATCAGATCGGGCGTCGGTGGTATCAAATAGTAGGGAGTATCTGTGGCTGCCTCGTGATCAGCTGCCAACGTCATTTTCCGTCATTGGAAAGGAACGATGAAGACAACGAAAGTAGTGACAGGGATGTAGTCGCCAAAGATTTTCGCGTGTGCCAATCCCGACGTTTCGTCCGATTGTGACTGTGTGACCTTGAAAAACATCAATCTCTGTCGTCCAGACAGATAGACAGACAGATGGTTGATACCCTACCCTAATGTAAGCAACGATGGATGCCCCCTTCGACTGTTCACGCTTCCCGATGAAAAATTGATCTGCCATTATGGGACCGCACGCCATACCTTTTGGGAAGAGTCGGGTTGCTTGTAGTCATCTAGGGTAGCTCCCGTTACACCCCAATTATGCCTTGGCAAGTTGGTGGTAAGAGTAAGGGCTTCCTGTTCCTTCTCCTTGCGGTAGGCGCTCCGCAAAGAAGCGGTAGCGTTCCGTACATGTTGCTCTCATCCGGAGGCTCCAAGTGCGTGTCGGTTGATGCTCCGCGTCACACCACACTGCGGGTCGACTATTTTGTACCTGGTAAGTGACCCTCCTACAGCTTCTTCACTGCATACTTTCCGTTTGATCTTGAAGGCAGCCCTCACTGATTTATTTGCTGGTAGACCTGATggtggaagacgaggaggaactAAAATTGGAAACCGATGCCGTCAATAGCGTTTCCGAAACGGAACCAAGGACAGAGGAAGGTCTCGATTCTCGATTTAATGACTACCAGAAGCGAAGAATGGAACTTTTAAAAAAGGCGGTACGTCCTGTAACACTAATTGCGAATGATTGTGCTtatgctttttcttctctaCCTTACCGCAACGTTTATATGCCGGTGGTTGGCAGCGTCACGGTCGAAAAGGTCACGACACAAACATTCTCATGTACCAGCGGGAGGAAGGCAGTACATTCCATCGGAGGGGAAAAGCGAACCCCACGGGCTCGGGGAAAATTCGTCAACAGATCGATCAACGCGCTGGTTCCGTGGAATTCCGCACCGGCGAGGTCGACGGGCCAGTGGAAGTTTGTGTGCAGTCCTATTCCGCCTCACGGCAACTTCCGGTTAGAGTCGCCCTCAATGTAACCAGCAAAGCGAGCGAGGAGCCACCTGTGATACCCCTCCAATACGCCGATATTGCGGAGCAGTTGAACGTGCACATGAGCAAAATCACAGTGGACCTGAAACGGAGCCAGGAAAAGTTGAAAAATATCATGGCCAATGCCGGGTACGCCCGTGAAATGG
Proteins encoded:
- a CDS encoding predicted protein; protein product: MLSGIKVGKKKKKTSEAQPSWTATPSAALHVSTAHRCDAATGVAVTDQAVDTNTSVADLLRQSLASGTFLTDTQSGATKYKGERETPPQSSDTQAPQQLQQQQQQQQQQRRLPDLERRGRIQSTWESGKKSSPSQNTHEDSHSLILLPTRASITVGTKSDEANMTVEELAVAERGCNLSTNEIASRNVMRIGKKRKLKHNADSDEEEQRQLSYLNQSHGADSKKASQRSHTRQLAVHDQQSKITAKCWWWMESSRFPRHRLIALGDFVALVAAPPALSLTPGKHFYLVPIPHAESLTTCDNDVWDELIRFQTSLRQTFAAEGEHVLFCETVLPQHTTSFWQTKLEAIVVPRNVGLDAPLYFKSALTEQAQDWGTHQKLLKTAEKGLRRTIPQNFAYFYLEYGPHHQGYALMIETQSFPKDLGVDTIAGMMQQVPIRMRRRSSEPSVEQELRLIEAFLQ
- a CDS encoding predicted protein, whose translation is MTLAADHEAATDTPYYLIPPTPDLIPVARVREAIVLRNEWDTHILAQAPTCQVRLRLTSPYWTFEALNEHGHRKTCGGDEFYVCYHTHSQSIAGNRPMAVAIIADHEDGTYTLDFCQSPLNPLSNKRGHLSVHFQYTSAIGCAPPPSKDHWQHGGYTHTVYLHRNLPHAPPILRPFLPPIPSRLLSTFDRVFAFGDSILEQLVQGGSEGCQLITYGTKVATPLRTETLPRVLDLLEASLGPALAAEEPNQSTALILNSALWEILSDQGVPGADFADHLTTCRTYVTTVQRRYPHVSVFWLSPSAVHIHRVYLFNELAQKGIQHKIDRVRYMSASRTRRLYDLQNGSNTTPPFS
- a CDS encoding predicted protein, whose product is MAPHKKKGSTKKAEKEAQHSTVEDQATTDLKHNPVLSANILTRAQLSSVIIVCIGIARVLQVGAAVSIRSTNFVDAESTKPAQACVEYLGEAACRDETVQALLRYKYLLGIQLVMLLVWVTLQSWNNEALLAKLNGLLMLSPLLPTVIALQYWAEWIAAGQIWHHSLMCLVLLALAVPASTQEIPFIHRDASRPRYKTLQSLAFATLTILHAKQAYDWLWPLLRQPTKLDAIQSIVRLPASHGAAQVVTTFLGLDKLTTTLICAHAWCYFSEQQQRVGLWLHRKQSAVGHGVLVDAPSQFLPHTLPRFSIPAVWIWIYVRTCRRRCYS
- a CDS encoding predicted protein, with amino-acid sequence MPWQVGGKSKGFLFLLLAVGAPQRSGSVPYMLLSSGGSKCVSVDAPRHTTLRVDYFVPDLMVEDEEELKLETDAVNSVSETEPRTEEGLDSRFNDYQKRRMELLKKARHGRKGHDTNILMYQREEGSTFHRRGKANPTGSGKIRQQIDQRAGSVEFRTGEVDGPVEVCVQSYSASRQLPVRVALNVTSKASEEPPVIPLQYADIAEQLNVHMSKITVDLKRSQEKLKNIMANAGYAREMEVGFHGKSLSLSTAIRYWPMFRMAVLIFAGFLQVRHVVQYMKSRRIY
- a CDS encoding predicted protein; protein product: MAYNDGGEALPEEEGDEVMDIDEIPVTQEDAWAVISAYFEEKGLVRQQLDSFDEFIQNTMQELVDDSGDIRVSPEIQHMVGYDDEAYDREQEKETKFVFEIHFGQVYLSKPTTVEKDGTITNMFPHEARLRNMTYSAPLYVDVDLNQYQVGREVNVNDPSEDLGEPVATEHAKKEFLGYVPIMLRSLFCVLSDKDDADLSDLGECVYDQGGYFVINGSEKVIIAQERLSNNHVYAFKKKQPSKFSWVIETRSQVENSTRPVSTLYIQMYHKGGRGAIEGNQIRSTLPYIRTDIPVVIIFRALGYVADRDIIEHVVYDLTDGEMMDLFRPSLEEAFVIQRQDVALDFIGRRGSARDVTKEDRMRYAQAILQKEVLPHVGTEEHCETKKGFFIGYAVHKLLMCRLGRAEEDDRDHFGKKRLDLAGPLLGGLFRVLFRKLTKDVRKHLQRCLDEGKHFNIGAAIKSNHITDGLKYSLATGNWGDKGMATKAGVSQVLNRLTYASSLSHLRRCNTPLARTGKQAKPRQLHNTHWGMVCPAETPEGQAVGLVKNLALMAYITTGTAQVPVLEFLEEFSTENLTDILPSVIAEPNTCKIFVNGNWVGIHRDPKALEETFRSLRRMVDIDAEVSIVRDIADKEVRIYTDAGRICRPLFVVQEQKLAIKKHHIMQLQGMDPNEKKLTWTDLLMEGLVEYIDTEEEETTMVAMEPNDLDSDDSYSSTYTHCEIHPSMILGVCASIIPFPDHNQSPRNTYQSAMGKQAMGIYASNYQVRMDTMAHVLHYPQKPLCTTRAMEFLHFRELPSGVNCIVGILVYTGYNQEDSLILNQSAIDRGLFRSSYYRCYIDQEKASTVGTIGSLTSELFEKPSMDSTRGMKHGEYGKLDDDGLVAPGTRVSGDDVLIGKTAPIDATAGMPSRYSKRDCSTSMKANEHGIVDNVLISTTKEGYRFTKVRIRNVRTPQIGDKFASRHGQKGTIGMTYRQEDMPFTVEGIVPDIIVNPHAIPSRMTIAQLIECLLGKVVVFQGCEGDATPFTDVTVEDISTRLHAMGYQRHGNEALYQGHTGRPLNARVFIGPTFYQRLKHLVDDKVHSRARGPVAMLTRQPLEGRSRDGGLRMGEMERDCLITHGCANFMRDRFFVNSDQYRIHICERCGLTAQANLKKMTYECRSPMCVGRPTQICQVEIPYAAKLLLQELNSMCIQTRIYTKNVTTRDNSY